One stretch of Roseibium sp. HPY-6 DNA includes these proteins:
- a CDS encoding carboxymuconolactone decarboxylase family protein: MSEALNRGREIARRLNPDLEATLRSRYDDLLPGFTESLVEWGYGRHYARPGLDLKTRQLCTIAALTVLGGQTAPQLKVNIEHTLAAGASRVEIVEAIWQMAVYGGLPAAINGLNAAREVFAERDQTSQSEQAR, encoded by the coding sequence ATGAGCGAAGCACTGAACCGGGGACGGGAAATAGCGCGCCGCCTCAACCCTGATCTGGAAGCAACCCTCAGGTCCAGATACGACGATCTGCTGCCAGGCTTCACGGAGAGTCTCGTGGAGTGGGGCTACGGGCGGCACTACGCGCGGCCGGGGCTCGATCTGAAAACACGGCAGCTCTGCACGATTGCGGCTCTCACGGTGCTGGGCGGGCAAACGGCGCCGCAACTGAAGGTCAACATCGAACACACGCTTGCAGCGGGCGCGAGCCGGGTCGAAATCGTCGAGGCGATCTGGCAGATGGCGGTCTACGGCGGACTGCCGGCTGCGATCAATGGCTTGAACGCAGCGCGCGAAGTGTTTGCTGAGCGGGATCAGACGTCGCAATCTGAACAGGCGCGATAA
- a CDS encoding MerR family transcriptional regulator translates to MRIGDLAEKSGLSTDTLRYYEKIGLLPKPPRDGGGRRVYDETVLRWIDFLARLKSTGMGIKGRLRYADLRTKGAASLTERRQMLETHREKVAGDVARLTEMLTVLDEKIDLYKRMEAGEAVDPAFENCARTEHGAQPSSKGIDDERSTEPGTGNSAPPQP, encoded by the coding sequence ATGCGGATTGGTGATCTTGCTGAAAAGTCGGGACTCTCGACCGACACGCTGCGTTACTACGAGAAGATCGGTCTTTTGCCGAAACCGCCTCGCGATGGCGGCGGACGCCGGGTCTATGACGAGACGGTTCTGCGCTGGATTGACTTTCTTGCCAGGCTCAAATCGACCGGCATGGGCATCAAGGGCCGTCTGCGTTATGCGGATCTGCGCACGAAGGGCGCAGCTTCGCTGACCGAGCGCAGACAAATGCTCGAGACTCATCGGGAAAAGGTCGCGGGCGACGTTGCACGTCTGACCGAGATGCTGACGGTACTGGACGAAAAAATCGACCTCTACAAAAGGATGGAGGCCGGCGAAGCTGTCGACCCAGCCTTTGAAAACTGCGCCCGGACCGAACACGGCGCGCAGCCATCTTCGAAAGGCATTGACGATGAGCGAAGCACTGAACCGGGGACGGGAAATAGCGCGCCGCCTCAACCCTGA